In one Corallococcus silvisoli genomic region, the following are encoded:
- a CDS encoding MFS transporter — protein sequence MDGSGGTVDAGRRMPPGGARRVATGAVLLALVVSAFEGTVVTSAMPTITRELGGDSLYSWVFSAFLFASTVGVLVSGKLADRLGRKPVFFAGMGLFLVGSALCGLATSVPALVGFRVLQGLGAGALQPTTLTISADLYTLRERAAIQGMFTGAWGAANALGPLIGGWLVMHASWRWVFLVNLPVGVLSALLLHLSYRDPSRHGATALDAWGPVLAGSTVALLLFALEPGAAQARGVCALGAVGMAALFVWQQRRTAAPLLPGALVMDRTVVSGIAGGLFAGALLYTLSAWVPLWMTERGGYSPIGAGLALVPMLLGWSVGSTFGVKVLVRGGMRASVGLGFALAATGAGLLSVAALRGWGVPATFAALALVGMGVGPAASSSLLGPQSRAPWQYRGIVTSTLYSMRLLGGSLAVAALSLARGHFAVQFAIAAGLTALAALGMALGAPGLEGNITREG from the coding sequence ATGGATGGAAGCGGTGGGACGGTGGACGCGGGCCGCAGGATGCCGCCCGGTGGGGCACGGCGAGTGGCCACGGGGGCGGTGTTGCTGGCCCTGGTGGTGAGCGCCTTCGAGGGCACGGTGGTGACGAGCGCCATGCCCACCATCACGCGGGAGCTGGGCGGGGACTCGCTCTACTCGTGGGTGTTCTCCGCGTTCCTCTTCGCGTCGACGGTGGGGGTGCTGGTGAGCGGCAAGCTGGCGGACCGCCTGGGCCGCAAGCCGGTGTTCTTCGCGGGGATGGGGTTGTTCCTGGTGGGCTCGGCGCTGTGTGGATTGGCGACGTCCGTTCCGGCGCTGGTGGGGTTCCGGGTCCTGCAGGGGCTGGGCGCGGGAGCGTTGCAGCCCACCACGCTGACCATCAGCGCGGACCTCTACACGCTGCGCGAGCGAGCGGCCATCCAGGGCATGTTCACCGGAGCGTGGGGCGCGGCGAACGCCCTGGGGCCGCTGATCGGCGGCTGGCTGGTGATGCACGCCTCGTGGCGGTGGGTGTTCCTGGTGAACCTGCCGGTGGGTGTGCTGTCCGCGCTGCTGTTGCACCTGTCGTACCGGGACCCGTCGCGGCACGGCGCGACGGCGCTGGATGCCTGGGGACCGGTGCTCGCGGGGAGCACGGTGGCGCTGCTGCTCTTCGCGCTGGAGCCGGGAGCGGCCCAGGCGCGCGGGGTGTGCGCGCTGGGGGCGGTGGGGATGGCGGCGCTGTTCGTGTGGCAGCAGCGCAGGACGGCGGCGCCGCTGTTGCCGGGAGCCCTGGTGATGGACCGGACGGTGGTCAGCGGCATCGCGGGAGGGCTGTTCGCGGGCGCGCTGCTGTACACGCTGTCCGCGTGGGTGCCGCTGTGGATGACGGAGCGGGGCGGCTATTCGCCCATCGGGGCGGGGCTGGCGCTGGTGCCGATGTTGCTGGGCTGGTCGGTGGGGTCGACGTTCGGGGTGAAGGTGCTGGTGCGGGGCGGCATGCGCGCGAGCGTGGGGCTGGGCTTCGCGCTGGCGGCGACGGGCGCGGGGCTGCTGTCGGTGGCGGCGCTGCGAGGGTGGGGCGTCCCAGCCACGTTCGCGGCGCTGGCGTTGGTGGGGATGGGCGTGGGCCCGGCGGCCAGCAGCTCGCTGTTGGGGCCGCAGTCGCGAGCCCCGTGGCAGTACCGGGGCATCGTGACGAGCACGCTCTATTCGATGCGGCTCCTGGGCGGTTCGCTGGCGGTGGCGGCGCTGTCGCTGGCGCGTGGGCACTTCGCCGTCCAGTTCGCCATCGCCGCGGGGCTCACGGCGCTGGCCGCGCTGGGCATGGCGCTGGGCGCGCCGGGGTTGGAAGGCAACATCACGCGCGAGGGGTGA
- a CDS encoding S9 family peptidase, translating into MTSLLSRRGGRLSRARMALLLMGLTVPWMATGAEAGDPLQQRLDFSDASFRWPTRIRDTLTPPRWLPEGERFVYWSMVEPYRETWVLVDARRRTQQPLLDAESLRSQLTQLFGKPVAVSGAMPFTLTPDAKGIVFSVQGRAFTLGLTDRRVVERPATDPVALSLRPDNLLAPEGGAIAVQGDTGVKVVDAQGVTRMERTGEEDSTWKLPASAWSPQGRFLAVWREDTRGVHRIPLVDYGTALEQVTWAPYSKTGTPLMRSELNFVTVATGQVTAAPGDATERYDWLAGWRPDGSEALVLQLSRDGKRLDLVAVDPATGKHRRVLREERQETFVGALDFAVEGWSRQVTPLPDNRHFLWMSERDGWRHVYLYDYSGKLVRQLTRGAFPVHAVAGVSPKADVFFVLASAEPGAPYERHVYRASLEGGALKQVSAGPGMHRPVLSPSTRYFVDGHSSREQPRVWDVVSADGRQTFRYAKADTRALAELHYTPPEPLTVQAADGTTPLYGVLYKPWDLDPKKRYPVIDVIYAGPFTTVVPWSYVGTTESLVAHSLAQLGFIVMVLDARGTPGRSKAFQDVNYGRVGQTEIPDHVAALKQAGASRPYMDLERVGIQGSSWGGYFALRGMLTAPEFFKAGYAGAPGALTEEAIINEPNMGLLTENPRGYAAGSNEALADKLQGALKLMHGTSDVNASLSTTMRMAQALVRANKHFDLLILPGEAHSPRPPASRYFLDDVRRFFLRELGEPR; encoded by the coding sequence ATGACGTCTCTTCTGTCCCGCCGTGGTGGACGCCTGTCGCGAGCACGCATGGCGCTGCTCCTCATGGGGCTGACCGTTCCCTGGATGGCGACGGGAGCGGAAGCCGGGGACCCGCTCCAGCAACGCCTCGACTTCTCGGACGCCTCCTTCCGTTGGCCGACGCGCATCCGAGACACCCTCACTCCACCCCGCTGGCTGCCCGAGGGCGAACGGTTCGTGTACTGGTCCATGGTCGAGCCCTATCGCGAGACCTGGGTCCTGGTGGATGCGCGGCGGCGCACCCAGCAGCCCCTGCTGGACGCGGAGTCCCTGAGGTCCCAGCTCACGCAGCTGTTCGGCAAGCCGGTCGCGGTGTCCGGCGCCATGCCCTTCACGCTCACGCCGGATGCGAAGGGGATCGTCTTCTCCGTCCAGGGCCGGGCGTTCACGCTGGGGCTGACGGACCGCCGCGTCGTGGAGCGGCCCGCCACGGATCCGGTCGCGCTGTCGCTCCGGCCCGACAACCTCCTCGCTCCGGAGGGCGGGGCGATCGCGGTGCAAGGGGACACGGGCGTCAAGGTGGTCGACGCCCAGGGCGTGACCCGGATGGAGCGCACCGGCGAGGAGGACTCCACCTGGAAGCTGCCCGCGTCGGCGTGGTCTCCCCAAGGCCGCTTCCTCGCCGTCTGGCGCGAGGACACGCGGGGCGTGCACCGGATTCCGCTGGTCGACTACGGCACCGCGCTGGAGCAGGTGACATGGGCGCCCTACTCCAAGACGGGGACGCCGCTGATGCGCTCGGAGCTGAACTTCGTCACGGTGGCGACGGGACAGGTGACGGCCGCGCCCGGTGACGCGACGGAGCGCTACGACTGGCTCGCGGGCTGGCGTCCGGATGGCAGCGAGGCGCTGGTGCTCCAGCTCTCCCGGGATGGCAAGCGGCTGGACCTGGTGGCGGTGGACCCGGCGACGGGCAAGCACCGCCGCGTGCTGCGCGAGGAGCGCCAGGAGACCTTCGTGGGGGCGCTGGACTTCGCGGTGGAGGGGTGGTCCCGGCAGGTGACGCCGCTGCCCGACAACCGGCACTTCCTCTGGATGTCCGAGCGCGACGGCTGGCGGCACGTCTATCTTTATGACTATTCAGGCAAGCTCGTGCGCCAGCTCACCCGGGGCGCGTTTCCGGTCCACGCGGTGGCCGGCGTCTCGCCGAAGGCGGACGTCTTCTTCGTGCTCGCGTCCGCGGAGCCCGGGGCCCCGTATGAACGCCACGTGTACCGGGCCTCGCTGGAGGGCGGCGCCCTGAAGCAGGTGTCCGCCGGGCCCGGGATGCACCGGCCCGTGCTGTCACCATCCACGCGGTACTTCGTGGATGGGCACTCCTCGCGCGAGCAGCCGAGGGTCTGGGACGTGGTGTCCGCGGACGGGCGGCAGACCTTCCGCTACGCGAAGGCGGACACCCGCGCCCTGGCGGAGCTGCACTACACGCCGCCGGAGCCCCTCACGGTCCAGGCGGCGGACGGCACCACGCCCCTCTACGGCGTGCTGTACAAGCCCTGGGACCTCGATCCGAAGAAGCGCTACCCCGTCATCGATGTCATCTACGCGGGACCGTTCACCACGGTGGTGCCCTGGTCCTACGTGGGCACGACGGAGTCGCTCGTCGCGCACTCGCTCGCGCAGCTGGGGTTCATCGTCATGGTGCTGGACGCGCGGGGCACTCCGGGACGGAGCAAGGCGTTCCAGGACGTGAACTACGGCCGCGTGGGGCAGACGGAGATTCCGGACCACGTCGCGGCGCTCAAGCAGGCGGGCGCGAGCCGGCCGTACATGGACCTGGAGCGCGTGGGCATCCAGGGGAGCTCCTGGGGCGGCTACTTCGCGCTGAGGGGGATGCTGACCGCGCCGGAGTTCTTCAAGGCCGGCTATGCGGGAGCGCCTGGGGCGCTGACGGAGGAAGCCATCATCAACGAGCCGAACATGGGCCTGCTCACGGAGAACCCGCGGGGCTACGCGGCGGGGTCCAACGAGGCGCTGGCGGACAAGCTCCAGGGAGCGCTCAAGCTGATGCACGGGACGAGCGACGTGAACGCCTCCCTGTCCACGACCATGCGGATGGCCCAGGCGCTGGTGCGCGCGAACAAGCACTTCGACCTGCTCATCCTGCCCGGAGAGGCACACAGCCCCCGCCCGCCCGCCAGCCGGTACTTCCTGGACGACGTGCGCCGGTTCTTCCTGCGGGAGCTGGGCGAGCCCCGCTGA
- a CDS encoding aminotransferase-like domain-containing protein: MSRSTWKPRLKRSGGPLYAALVDALSADISSGRLRAGDRLPTHRELASTTGASLGTVTRAYAEAERRGLIWSQVGNGTFVKNLREGDHYSPQPDRLRIDLGPTAAPLVPGDLGHLALAAALRRLGERADLTGLSGYQAHAGTEAQRSAGARWLSLAGVAATTEEVTVCGGAQHATLMVLSLLANPGGLLVEDITYPGVLATAEWLRLPTHPVALDAEGLIPEALAEACRKSEARVLYCTPTNHNPTTTIMPLKRRQALVEVCREFDVTIVENGALAPLVDKAPPPLAALAPERTYHLGSLSKAVLPALRVGYIRAPVASRKALEHAAAATVWSGSALLTEIATQWVTDGTAESLRDARRVEATARQALAARVLKGHPYVAHDRAYFLWMPLPGHRRATELVEQAAAHDVLIGPSHLFAARPGQAPNALRVSLGAASSRAELERGLKTLAGLLGATSPTPRRLV; the protein is encoded by the coding sequence ATGTCCCGCTCCACCTGGAAGCCACGTCTGAAGCGGTCCGGCGGTCCCTTGTACGCGGCGCTCGTCGACGCGCTCTCCGCGGACATCAGCTCGGGGCGGCTTCGCGCGGGGGACCGGCTGCCCACGCACCGGGAGCTGGCGAGCACGACCGGGGCCTCGCTCGGGACCGTGACGCGGGCCTACGCGGAGGCGGAGCGGCGGGGCCTCATCTGGAGCCAGGTGGGCAACGGCACGTTCGTGAAGAACCTCCGGGAAGGAGACCATTACTCACCCCAACCCGACCGGCTGCGCATCGACCTGGGACCCACGGCCGCGCCCCTCGTGCCCGGGGACCTGGGGCACCTCGCGCTCGCCGCCGCGCTCCGACGGCTGGGGGAGCGCGCGGACCTCACCGGGCTCAGTGGCTACCAGGCGCACGCGGGCACCGAGGCCCAGCGGAGCGCGGGGGCCCGCTGGCTGTCACTCGCGGGGGTCGCGGCCACGACCGAGGAAGTCACCGTGTGCGGCGGCGCCCAGCACGCCACCTTGATGGTGCTGTCCCTGCTCGCGAATCCGGGCGGATTGCTGGTGGAGGACATCACCTATCCGGGGGTCCTCGCCACCGCGGAGTGGCTGCGGCTGCCCACCCATCCGGTCGCGCTCGACGCGGAGGGGCTCATTCCCGAGGCGCTCGCGGAGGCTTGCCGGAAGAGCGAGGCCCGGGTGCTCTACTGCACCCCCACGAACCACAACCCCACCACGACCATCATGCCGTTGAAGCGACGGCAGGCCCTGGTGGAGGTCTGCCGCGAGTTCGACGTCACGATCGTCGAGAACGGAGCGCTGGCGCCGCTCGTCGACAAGGCCCCGCCGCCGCTCGCGGCCCTGGCCCCCGAGAGGACGTACCACCTGGGAAGCCTGTCGAAGGCCGTGCTGCCCGCGCTGCGCGTCGGCTACATCCGGGCGCCCGTCGCGTCCCGGAAGGCGCTGGAGCACGCGGCCGCGGCGACGGTCTGGTCGGGCTCTGCGCTGCTGACGGAGATCGCCACGCAGTGGGTGACGGATGGCACCGCCGAGTCCCTGCGCGACGCGCGGCGGGTCGAGGCCACGGCGCGGCAGGCCCTGGCGGCCCGCGTGTTGAAGGGGCACCCGTACGTCGCGCACGACCGCGCCTACTTCCTGTGGATGCCCCTGCCCGGGCATCGCCGCGCCACGGAGCTGGTGGAACAGGCCGCCGCGCACGACGTGCTGATCGGCCCCTCGCACCTGTTCGCGGCCCGGCCGGGCCAGGCCCCCAATGCGCTCCGGGTGTCGCTCGGCGCGGCCAGCTCGCGCGCGGAGCTGGAGCGCGGGCTGAAGACGCTGGCCGGACTGCTTGGCGCCACGTCACCGACGCCGCGGCGACTGGTCTGA
- a CDS encoding imm11 family protein, with the protein MAKRYFDLSEDVETPGRWYLGDPVHEQGVEVEDPWMFRAGKPVHVPTRLRIPIDEPGRPLDFSAAGIGQAPILHVKLATIFATLAPNDVQLLSVDIQGQPEQFSMLVATRLIRCIDVHASEEARYWEPEDGRPEKLGQYRSVYGMRIDPSQVGDAKVFRTWGWSIALIVSDDIKTALERTGATGMHFTEV; encoded by the coding sequence ATGGCGAAGCGCTACTTTGACTTGTCAGAGGACGTTGAGACTCCAGGCCGCTGGTACCTGGGGGATCCCGTCCATGAACAAGGGGTCGAGGTCGAAGACCCCTGGATGTTCCGAGCCGGCAAACCCGTGCATGTGCCAACTCGCCTCCGGATACCCATCGATGAGCCGGGGAGGCCCCTCGACTTTTCGGCTGCCGGCATCGGTCAGGCGCCCATCCTACACGTCAAGCTGGCCACCATTTTCGCGACCCTTGCGCCCAACGACGTCCAGCTGCTCTCGGTGGACATCCAGGGACAGCCCGAACAGTTCAGCATGCTCGTAGCCACTCGATTGATCCGCTGCATTGATGTTCATGCGTCTGAGGAAGCCCGGTACTGGGAGCCCGAGGACGGGCGGCCGGAAAAGCTCGGGCAGTACCGTTCCGTCTACGGCATGCGCATCGACCCGTCGCAGGTGGGCGACGCCAAGGTCTTCCGGACCTGGGGCTGGTCCATCGCCCTCATCGTCTCCGACGACATCAAGACCGCCCTGGAGCGCACGGGCGCCACCGGCATGCACTTCACCGAAGTGTAG
- a CDS encoding AHH domain-containing protein, whose translation MKRLGWVLLLGVLVSGCATTRGVRLEIDDGERAIITPHEGEGASLSATRLEEDEFAAAVKTLARDVRPFAQPLRGARELFGLPERSGVFGFRERTRQIIPLGEAESRELRLLDASDDLTRGYKQWCAKKREQAGDCLRLLDEGPLLGSDGRYALAMAVAMDSVWHETAEALEGITNSQALMATVTSTVTMYLLLWALPEPVSKGLAALLTATAIAYLGVDTVWTLLDGWVALVRHVDQATTFMQVHDAGEAYGEVLGRNAARIFVMLATAALGNTVGLAMKAPTLPGSAQAALAVETQAGFQYAAMGSVRSVAMTAEGFTVALAPNAVAMSSRPGGAQRHHLATIRNEKSAKQGGPWTPLFRRIFKQAGMELKDPENIVEIPGHRGPHPRAYHERVYRRLNEATAGCRTMEACRKALTIELRTLANEATTQGSVINRLLTQWR comes from the coding sequence ATGAAGCGGCTGGGGTGGGTGCTGCTGCTGGGAGTGCTCGTGTCGGGCTGCGCGACGACCCGAGGCGTGCGTCTGGAGATCGACGACGGCGAACGGGCCATCATCACGCCTCACGAAGGGGAAGGCGCGTCACTCTCCGCGACGCGCCTGGAGGAAGACGAGTTCGCGGCCGCCGTGAAGACGCTCGCCCGGGACGTGCGGCCGTTCGCCCAGCCATTGAGGGGTGCACGCGAGCTGTTTGGCCTGCCGGAGCGCAGCGGCGTGTTCGGGTTCCGGGAACGGACCCGTCAAATCATCCCGCTCGGAGAGGCGGAATCCCGCGAACTGCGCCTCCTTGACGCATCGGACGACCTGACGCGCGGCTACAAACAATGGTGCGCGAAGAAGCGCGAGCAGGCCGGTGATTGCCTGCGCCTGTTGGACGAAGGCCCGTTGCTGGGAAGCGACGGGCGGTACGCCCTGGCGATGGCCGTCGCGATGGACTCCGTCTGGCACGAGACGGCCGAAGCCCTGGAAGGCATCACGAACTCCCAGGCCCTCATGGCCACGGTGACGTCCACCGTGACGATGTACCTGTTGCTCTGGGCACTCCCAGAGCCAGTGTCCAAGGGGCTCGCCGCCCTCCTCACCGCCACGGCAATTGCGTACCTGGGTGTGGACACCGTCTGGACGCTGCTGGATGGCTGGGTGGCGCTGGTCCGCCACGTGGATCAGGCCACCACGTTCATGCAGGTCCATGACGCGGGTGAGGCATACGGCGAGGTGCTGGGACGGAACGCCGCGCGGATCTTCGTGATGCTGGCAACCGCGGCCCTGGGCAATACGGTAGGGCTCGCGATGAAGGCGCCGACACTGCCGGGCTCCGCGCAGGCCGCGTTGGCGGTGGAGACCCAAGCGGGATTCCAATATGCAGCCATGGGTAGCGTACGCTCCGTGGCGATGACCGCGGAGGGCTTCACCGTCGCGCTCGCGCCCAACGCGGTCGCGATGTCATCGCGCCCCGGTGGCGCCCAACGCCACCACCTGGCCACCATCCGGAATGAGAAGTCCGCGAAACAAGGTGGACCCTGGACCCCGCTCTTCCGGCGCATCTTCAAGCAGGCGGGCATGGAGCTAAAGGACCCGGAGAACATCGTCGAAATCCCCGGCCACCGGGGCCCACATCCCAGGGCGTATCATGAACGAGTCTATCGCCGTTTGAACGAAGCCACCGCTGGCTGCCGCACCATGGAAGCATGCCGAAAGGCCCTGACCATCGAACTGCGGACCCTGGCGAACGAAGCAACCACTCAAGGCTCCGTCATCAACCGACTGCTCACCCAGTGGCGCTGA
- a CDS encoding putative sensor domain DACNV-containing protein, with amino-acid sequence MDEPGLQYPGEALRSWLRQFAKTPVAEPTLRLLVVLADTVFFASLGREEGEATRVRIAYHAQGLQGLQAVRETVFIGGAKGKRQAWETLPLEPKSSITDFSVEALVKIAPAAYLPRTAVVVGPRDGKLRIQGLARRVEYTEFHAEGEEDVFILYAPEPGHLVVSTQGREVFRYEQGAPVPPGRRVALHDLLFHEDSAVRAALMEMCSSLVESLPRVQPLMGGNREWYVSNAVQGLIRKMGALHHGGLIAFLPKQHDVERFRTRGKYVLPQEQGSLLRERLQRFVQARADLINGAWRAEAGKAASQEEQEDPELKKAAAEHDDKATESDFQALVESIGQFTAVDNALVMGPELEVLCAGYQIAIPRSGPPQVFEARTLQGRPGPHYPISQHGSRHRAAAVFANQHSGAIVFVASQDGPLRCLHRPPGKKKVLLWSLLLTED; translated from the coding sequence ATGGATGAACCCGGCCTGCAATATCCCGGAGAAGCCCTGCGCAGCTGGCTGCGTCAGTTCGCCAAGACACCCGTGGCCGAACCGACGCTGCGCCTGCTGGTCGTCCTGGCGGACACGGTGTTCTTCGCGAGCCTGGGCCGGGAGGAAGGCGAGGCCACGCGCGTGCGCATCGCCTACCACGCGCAGGGCTTGCAGGGCCTCCAGGCGGTGCGGGAGACGGTCTTCATTGGCGGCGCGAAGGGCAAGCGGCAGGCGTGGGAGACGCTGCCCCTGGAGCCCAAGTCGAGCATCACCGACTTCAGCGTGGAGGCGCTGGTGAAGATCGCGCCCGCGGCGTACCTGCCGCGCACGGCGGTGGTGGTGGGCCCGCGCGACGGCAAGCTGCGCATCCAGGGGCTGGCGCGCCGGGTGGAGTACACGGAGTTCCACGCCGAGGGCGAGGAGGACGTCTTCATCCTCTACGCGCCGGAGCCGGGACACCTGGTGGTGAGCACGCAGGGGCGCGAGGTGTTCCGCTACGAGCAGGGCGCGCCGGTGCCGCCGGGCCGGCGCGTGGCGCTGCACGACCTGCTGTTCCACGAGGACAGCGCGGTGCGCGCGGCGCTGATGGAGATGTGCTCGTCGCTGGTGGAGTCCCTGCCCAGGGTGCAGCCGCTGATGGGCGGCAACCGCGAGTGGTACGTGTCCAACGCGGTGCAGGGGCTCATCCGGAAGATGGGGGCGCTGCACCACGGGGGGCTCATCGCGTTCCTGCCCAAGCAGCATGACGTGGAGCGCTTCCGCACGCGCGGCAAGTACGTCCTGCCACAGGAGCAAGGCTCGCTCCTACGGGAGCGGCTGCAGCGGTTCGTCCAGGCGAGAGCGGACCTCATCAACGGCGCGTGGCGAGCGGAGGCCGGCAAGGCCGCGTCGCAGGAGGAGCAAGAGGATCCGGAGCTGAAGAAGGCCGCCGCGGAGCACGACGACAAGGCGACCGAGAGTGACTTCCAGGCGTTGGTGGAGAGCATCGGGCAGTTCACCGCGGTGGACAACGCGCTGGTGATGGGGCCGGAGCTGGAGGTGCTGTGCGCGGGCTATCAGATCGCCATCCCGCGCAGCGGTCCGCCCCAGGTGTTCGAGGCGCGCACGCTCCAGGGGAGGCCCGGGCCGCACTACCCCATCAGCCAGCACGGCTCGCGCCACCGCGCCGCGGCCGTCTTCGCCAACCAGCACTCCGGCGCCATCGTGTTCGTCGCGTCCCAGGACGGCCCGCTCCGCTGCCTGCACCGGCCCCCTGGCAAGAAGAAGGTGCTGCTCTGGAGCCTCCTGCTGACGGAGGACTGA
- a CDS encoding amidohydrolase family protein: MRSRFLPAALLALALMPSAHAAPPAPRTQVFRGGTVLDGSGGTPLEEAAVVVRDGRIVSVGLAIHIPVPKGAEVIDFKGRTLLPGLISDHSHVGQSVGTSVGPEHYTRENIERQLRLYAAYGVTTVTALGMNRPLFNELRKEAHADSFSGADLFGAGQGIGVPEGGPPQAMTRSAPDQLFRPATVEEARAAVRTLAKNRVDLVKIWVDGFLGKLPKMPPDIYKAVIDESHKQGLRVAAHIHDLEDARAVVDAGVDILAHGVRDQPVDAAFIQAMKKRGVWYVPTLELDEATVVYADQPLLVGDPVLRPALTPDLRAQFQDDAWRTKTLQDPKAAEARHALSTNQANLKALYDAGVKVGFGTDSGATPLRIPGYAEHRELKLLVGAGLTPVQALALATGSAADLLKLKDRGRIKPGLRADFFIVEGDPAASIVAVDRITGVWRQGRQVAGPLSAAASAP, translated from the coding sequence ATGCGCTCGCGCTTCCTGCCCGCCGCCCTGCTCGCCCTCGCGCTGATGCCGTCCGCCCACGCGGCGCCCCCCGCTCCCCGCACGCAGGTCTTCCGGGGCGGGACGGTGCTGGACGGCTCCGGGGGCACGCCGCTGGAGGAGGCTGCGGTGGTGGTGCGCGACGGGCGCATCGTCTCCGTGGGGCTCGCCATCCACATCCCCGTCCCCAAGGGCGCGGAGGTCATCGACTTCAAGGGCAGGACGCTCCTGCCCGGCCTCATCTCCGACCACAGCCACGTGGGACAGAGCGTGGGCACGTCCGTGGGCCCGGAGCACTACACGCGCGAGAACATCGAGCGGCAGCTGCGCCTGTACGCGGCCTACGGCGTCACCACCGTCACGGCGCTGGGCATGAACCGGCCGCTGTTCAACGAGCTCCGCAAGGAGGCGCACGCGGACTCCTTCAGCGGCGCGGACCTGTTCGGCGCGGGGCAGGGCATCGGCGTGCCGGAGGGCGGCCCGCCCCAGGCGATGACGCGCAGCGCGCCGGATCAGCTCTTCCGCCCCGCCACCGTGGAGGAGGCCCGCGCGGCGGTGCGCACCCTGGCGAAGAACCGCGTGGACCTGGTGAAGATCTGGGTGGACGGCTTCCTGGGCAAGCTCCCGAAGATGCCGCCGGACATCTACAAGGCCGTCATCGACGAGTCCCACAAGCAGGGCCTGCGCGTCGCCGCCCACATCCACGACCTGGAGGACGCCCGCGCCGTGGTGGACGCGGGCGTGGACATCCTCGCGCACGGCGTGCGCGACCAGCCCGTGGACGCGGCCTTCATCCAGGCGATGAAGAAGCGCGGCGTCTGGTACGTGCCCACGCTCGAACTGGACGAGGCCACCGTCGTCTACGCGGACCAGCCCCTGCTCGTGGGCGACCCCGTGCTGCGACCCGCGCTGACCCCCGACCTGCGCGCGCAGTTCCAGGACGACGCGTGGCGGACGAAGACGCTCCAGGACCCCAAGGCCGCGGAGGCGCGCCACGCCCTCTCCACCAACCAGGCCAACCTGAAGGCGCTGTACGACGCGGGCGTGAAGGTGGGCTTTGGCACCGACTCCGGCGCCACGCCGCTGCGCATCCCCGGCTACGCGGAGCACCGGGAGCTGAAGCTGCTGGTCGGCGCGGGCCTCACGCCGGTGCAGGCGCTGGCCCTGGCCACCGGGAGCGCGGCGGACCTGCTGAAGCTCAAGGACCGGGGCCGCATCAAGCCGGGCCTCCGGGCGGACTTCTTCATCGTGGAAGGCGACCCCGCGGCCAGCATCGTCGCCGTGGACCGCATCACCGGCGTCTGGCGCCAGGGCCGCCAGGTGGCGGGGCCCCTGAGCGCGGCGGCCTCCGCGCCCTGA